In Zingiber officinale cultivar Zhangliang chromosome 3B, Zo_v1.1, whole genome shotgun sequence, a single window of DNA contains:
- the LOC122054779 gene encoding pentatricopeptide repeat-containing protein At2g41080-like, translated as MACRNVMSFNILIGGLIHNGDINAARKLFDEMPERNLATWNAMIAGLAHFELDKEGLECFLKSRREGLRPDEFGLGSTLRCCARLKDAGSGRRIHAFVVINGFEQDMCVGSSLAHMYMRSGHLEEGERVLRGLPFLNVVSCHTVIAGRAQNGDPEGAFHHFILMKNVGLLSDHVLVLVLQQGLLVESWKQIQELEIKGQACVTLTVVAKVQIASEH; from the exons ATGGCGTGTCGAAACGTGATGTCCTTCAACATCCTCATCGGCGGCCTCATCCACAACGGGGACATCAACGCTGCCCGCAAGCTGTTCGATGAAATGCCAGAGAGGAACCTCGCTACCTGGAATGCCATGATTGCCGGGCTAGCTCACTTCGAGCTCGACAAGGAGGGACTCGAGTGCTTCCTGAAGTCGAGGAGGGAGGGCCTGCGTCCCGATGAGTTTGGTTTGGGGAGCACCTTGCGATGCTGCGCCAGATTGAAGGATGCAGGTTCTGGTCGCCGAATCCATGCCTTCGTGGTTATCAATGGGTTTGAGCAGGACATGTGTGTTGGGAGCTCTCTAGCTCACATGTACATGAGAAGTGGTCATCTTGAAGAAGGAGAAAGGGTTCTGAGAGGATTGCCTTTCCTCAATGTGGTCTCTTGCCATACTGTGATTGCAGGAAGAGCACAAAATGGGGACCCTGAAGGGGCCTTCCACCATTTCATCCTCATGAAGAATGTCGGATTGTTGTCAGACCAT GTGCTGGTCTTAGTGCTGCAGCAGGGCCTATTGGTAGAGTCTTGGAAGCAGATCCAAGAGCTGGAGATAAAGGGTCAGGCATGTGTTACACTTACAGTTGTAGCAAAG GTACAAATTGCTAGTGAACATTGA